A genomic stretch from Arthrobacter sp. KBS0702 includes:
- a CDS encoding single-stranded DNA-binding protein, with amino-acid sequence MAGETTITVIGNLTNDPELRFTPSGSAVANFTIASTPRTFDRQSNEWKDGETLFLRASVWREAAENVAESLTKGMRVIVSGRLKSRSYETKEGEKRTVIELEVDEIGPSLRYANAKVNRTQRSGGQGGQGGFGGGNSGGFGGNSGGSQGGNSGGSWGGNQPAQQDDPWATPGFSNAGGGWGNGPDSEPPF; translated from the coding sequence ATGGCAGGCGAAACCACTATTACGGTCATCGGTAATCTCACCAATGATCCCGAACTGAGGTTCACACCGTCAGGTTCGGCAGTAGCTAACTTCACCATCGCGTCTACTCCCCGCACCTTCGACCGCCAGTCCAATGAGTGGAAGGACGGGGAAACCCTGTTCCTCCGCGCCTCGGTATGGCGCGAAGCAGCCGAAAATGTCGCGGAGTCCCTCACCAAGGGCATGCGCGTGATCGTTTCCGGCCGCCTGAAGAGCCGTTCCTACGAAACCAAGGAAGGCGAGAAGCGCACCGTTATCGAGCTTGAGGTCGACGAGATCGGCCCCAGCCTGCGCTACGCCAACGCCAAGGTCAACCGCACCCAGCGCTCCGGCGGACAGGGTGGCCAGGGTGGCTTCGGCGGCGGCAACAGCGGCGGTTTCGGTGGCAACTCTGGTGGAAGCCAGGGCGGCAACTCCGGCGGAAGCTGGGGCGGCAACCAGCCCGCGCAGCAGGATGATCCCTGGGCCACGCCCGGGTTCAGCAATGCAGGCGGCGGCTGGGGCAACGGCCCGGATTCCGAACCTCCCTTCTAA
- the rpsF gene encoding 30S ribosomal protein S6 produces the protein MRPYELMVIIDPEVEERTVEPTLQKFLNVITTDGGTIEKVDIWGRRRLAYEIQKKSEGIYAVVNFTAEPATAKELDRQLSLNETIMRTKITRPEEQKVVAE, from the coding sequence ATGCGTCCTTACGAATTGATGGTAATCATCGACCCCGAGGTCGAAGAGCGTACCGTTGAGCCAACGCTTCAGAAGTTCCTGAACGTCATCACGACCGATGGTGGAACCATCGAAAAGGTTGACATCTGGGGCCGTCGTCGCCTGGCTTACGAAATCCAGAAGAAGTCCGAAGGTATCTACGCCGTGGTGAACTTCACCGCTGAGCCGGCTACCGCCAAGGAACTTGACCGCCAGCTGAGTCTCAACGAGACCATCATGCGCACCAAGATCACCCGCCCCGAAGAGCAGAAGGTTGTTGCTGAGTAA
- the rpsR gene encoding 30S ribosomal protein S18, producing MAKAELRKPKPKSNPLKAADITVIDYKDVALLRKFISDRGKIRARRVTGVTVQEQRKIAQAIKNAREVALLPYSGAGRG from the coding sequence ATGGCTAAGGCTGAACTCCGTAAGCCCAAACCAAAGTCCAACCCCTTGAAGGCCGCTGACATCACTGTCATCGACTACAAGGACGTAGCATTGCTGCGCAAGTTCATCTCCGACCGCGGAAAGATCCGCGCCCGTCGCGTCACTGGCGTCACGGTGCAGGAACAGCGCAAGATCGCCCAGGCAATCAAGAACGCCCGCGAAGTTGCTCTGCTGCCTTACTCCGGCGCTGGCCGCGGCTAA
- the rplI gene encoding 50S ribosomal protein L9, producing MAKLILTHEVTGLGAAGDVVEVKDGYARNYLLPRNFALTWSKGGEKQVESIKAARAAREHASLEDAQKQAAALQAKPVKLVVKAGETGRLFGTVKQGDVADAVEAAGLGRIDKRKVELPAHIKSTGSYQANVRLHDDVSAVIELDVVAGK from the coding sequence ATGGCAAAGCTCATTCTGACCCACGAAGTAACCGGTCTCGGTGCTGCTGGCGACGTTGTCGAGGTCAAGGACGGTTACGCACGTAACTACCTGCTGCCCCGCAACTTCGCCCTGACCTGGTCGAAGGGTGGCGAGAAGCAGGTTGAATCCATCAAGGCTGCCCGTGCCGCCCGCGAGCACGCTTCCCTGGAAGACGCTCAGAAGCAGGCCGCTGCGCTGCAGGCCAAGCCGGTCAAGCTCGTTGTCAAGGCTGGCGAGACCGGACGCCTGTTCGGCACCGTCAAGCAGGGCGACGTGGCCGACGCTGTTGAGGCCGCAGGCCTTGGCCGCATCGACAAGCGCAAGGTTGAACTGCCGGCTCACATCAAGTCGACCGGTTCCTACCAGGCCAACGTCCGTCTTCACGACGACGTGTCCGCTGTGATCGAGCTCGACGTCGTTGCAGGTAAGTAG